In a genomic window of Magnolia sinica isolate HGM2019 chromosome 16, MsV1, whole genome shotgun sequence:
- the LOC131229638 gene encoding protein DMR6-LIKE OXYGENASE 1-like, with protein sequence MGHEVDLAFIQAPEHRPNLSINEAGGIPLVDLSPLNSQNSDDPQALVDLVAEIGAACRDYGFFQVINHSVPLEIREKMESTAKEFFALPLDEKKKVRRDEANPLGYYDTEHTKNVRDWKEVFDFYVLDSPLIPASDQTVDRRSKTARNQWPECPHKFRDICNEYAMNVEKLAFELLELISLSLNLPAKRLNGFFKDHTSHIRLNHYPPCPSPDLALGVGHHKDGGALTVLAQDDVGGLNVRRKADGQWVRVKPIPNSYIINVGDIIQVWSNDEYESVEHRAMVNSERERFSIPFFFNPANYTMVKPLEELTDEQNPPKYREYNWGEFRKARAHGNFKKMDVENLQIYHFKISK encoded by the exons ATGGGGCACGAGGTGGATCTTGCATTCATCCAGGCCCCAGAACACAGACCCAATCTCTCTATCAATGAGGCCGGAGGAATCCCATTGGTTGATCTCTCACCGTTGAATTCTCAGAATTCAGATGATCCACAAGCCCTGGTGGACCTCGTCGCAGAGATCGGGGCCGCCTGTAGAGACTATGGCTTCTTCCAAGTAATCAACCACAGCGTGCCGTtagaaatcagggagaaaatGGAATCAACGGCTAAGGAATTCTTCGCCTTGCCTTTGGATGAGAAGAAGAAGGTGCGACGAGACGAGGCGAATCCTTTGGGCTACTACGATACGGAGCACACCAAGAATGTAAGAGATTGGAAGGAGGTGTTCGATTTCTATGTCCTAGATTCGCCGTTGATCCCAGCTTCTGATCAAACGGTGGACCGTCGATCAAAGACGGCGCGAAATCAATGGCCGGAGTGCCCTCATAAGTTCAG AGATATCTGCAATGAATATGCAATGAATGTGGAGAAGCTAGCCTTCGAGTTGCTTGAGCTGATTTCATTGAGCTTGAACTTGCCTGCCAAACGACTGAACGGATTCTTCAAAGACCATACCAGCCACATCCGGCTCAACCACTACCCTCCTTGTCCTTCACCAGACCTTGCTCTTGGTGTTGGTCACCACAAGGACGGAGGTGCCTTGACTGTTCTTGCTCAGGACGACGTTGGTGGGCTCAATGTGAGGCGGAAGGCCGACGGTCAGTGGGTCAGGGTGAAACCTATCCCAAATTCTTACATCATCAACGTTGGAGACATCATTCAG gTCTGGAGCAACGACGAGTATGAGAGCGTAGAGCACAGGGCGATGGTGAACTCGGAAAGAGAGAGATTCTCTATCCCTTTCTTCTTCAATCCTGCAAACTACACTATGGTGAAGCCATTGGAGGAGCTGACAGATGAACAGAACCCCCCTAAATACAGGGAATACAATTGGGGTGAGTTCCGCAAAGCGAGGGCACACGGAAATTTCAAGAAGATGGATGTTGAAAATCTTCAGATATATCACTTCAAGATATCCAAATGA